One genomic region from Prevotella sp. Rep29 encodes:
- a CDS encoding FtsW/RodA/SpoVE family cell cycle protein, producing MNKKIGNIFKGDKVIWMVFFFLCLISVVEVFSASSSLTYKNESYWGPALYHGRILILGVIVMIFVVNIPCKYFKIVTPFLLVFSIITLFWVLVAGTATNDASRWVSFLGIQFQPSEIAKGTLILAVAQILSAMQTDNGADKHTMKYILITSAPIIVLIVVENFSTAALLGMVVLIMMIIGRVPMVQIGKLMGVVMLVVVVFIGIILLLGKNDEGENAETKQQMTEQVESNEKPSSVEKIFHRFGTWKGRILSFFDSKEVPPEEFDLDKNSQVGHSNIAIATSNIIGKGPGNSVERDFLPQAFSDFIYAIIIEEMGIVGGAFVAILYIILLFRTGRIANRCENNFPAFLAMGLALLLVSQALFNMLVAVGLAPVTGQPLPLISKGGTSSIINCIYIGVILSISRSAKKKDFRTKEMKTSE from the coding sequence ATGAATAAGAAGATAGGAAATATATTCAAGGGCGACAAAGTGATATGGATGGTATTCTTCTTCCTTTGTCTTATTAGCGTCGTGGAGGTGTTCAGTGCTTCCAGTTCGCTGACATATAAGAATGAAAGCTATTGGGGACCAGCCCTATACCATGGACGTATCTTGATACTTGGTGTTATTGTGATGATATTTGTTGTCAACATCCCTTGCAAATATTTCAAGATTGTCACGCCATTCTTGTTGGTTTTTTCTATCATTACATTGTTTTGGGTGCTTGTGGCAGGGACTGCGACTAATGATGCGAGCCGATGGGTCAGTTTCCTCGGCATTCAGTTCCAGCCATCGGAAATAGCAAAGGGAACGCTCATCCTTGCCGTTGCCCAGATATTGAGTGCGATGCAGACCGACAATGGCGCTGATAAGCACACCATGAAATATATCCTCATAACCAGTGCTCCGATTATTGTCCTCATCGTAGTGGAAAACTTCTCCACAGCGGCATTGCTTGGAATGGTAGTTCTGATTATGATGATTATCGGTCGTGTGCCGATGGTGCAAATAGGAAAGTTGATGGGTGTCGTCATGTTGGTGGTTGTTGTCTTCATCGGCATTATATTGCTGTTAGGAAAGAACGATGAAGGAGAAAATGCTGAGACCAAACAGCAGATGACGGAGCAGGTGGAGAGCAACGAAAAACCTTCTTCGGTAGAGAAAATATTCCATCGGTTCGGAACATGGAAGGGACGTATCCTGAGTTTCTTCGATTCGAAGGAAGTGCCGCCAGAAGAGTTTGATCTTGACAAGAATTCGCAGGTGGGTCATTCGAATATCGCCATAGCCACATCGAACATCATAGGAAAAGGACCGGGCAACTCCGTGGAGCGTGATTTCTTGCCGCAGGCGTTCTCCGACTTTATCTATGCAATCATCATTGAAGAGATGGGAATCGTCGGTGGGGCGTTTGTCGCAATACTCTATATCATCTTGCTGTTCCGCACGGGGCGCATAGCCAACCGCTGCGAAAATAACTTCCCGGCATTTCTCGCCATGGGATTGGCTCTGCTTTTAGTGTCACAGGCATTGTTCAATATGCTGGTGGCAGTAGGGTTGGCTCCCGTCACAGGACAGCCGCTTCCACTCATTAGTAAAGGTGGAACCTCGTCGATTATCAACTGCATCTATATCGGAGTGATTTTAAGTATCAGCCGGTCAGCCAAGAAAAAGGATTTCCGGACAAAAGAGATGAAAACGTCCGAATAG
- a CDS encoding penicillin-binding protein, with product MSKFDYKKIMPRYTVIAVLMAIAAVAVVAKSFYIMTVKRDYWEKVASRQKADSVTVKPMRGNILSSDGQLMASSLPEYKLFMDFKTLHEAGNDSLWEASVDTICKQLNRIFPEKSAAQFRSDLEAGRQKQHRHWAVWSKRVDYNTKEAVMKLPVFNLKSIRGGFHVEEFNARRRPFGSLAGRTVGDLYGAKDTARFGLELSYDSVLRGTEGITHRRKVMNHYLSIVDTPPVDGADIVTTLDVNIQDLAERCILDELKAINGNVGVVIVMEVATGDIKAIVNMEKCPDGVYRERKNHAVSDLLEPGSVFKTASILVALDDGVVDTTYMVATGGGVWNMHGRNMKDHNWTRGGYGTISLPRSLEVSSNIGVSRIIDDHYGKNPEKFVEGIYRTGLADDLQIPLFGSTPARIRMPRKAANGQYENWSKTALPWMSIGYETQVPPISTLTFYNAIANNGKMMRPRFVKEVQKDGVTIAEYPPFVMRNRIAKESTIKTMQTILTHVVSQGLGKKAGSKSFAVAGKTGTAQISQGAGGYKSGVTNYLLSFCGFFPADNPRYSCIVCIQKAGLPASGGGMCGPVFRNVAEGIMAQNLKLLVSDARDSSSILLPDVKYGNLTAANIVLSRLGFKTQGNSGSHQETPVWGYVSREKTGMNMKQDKIYGKQYVPTVLGMGARDAVYMLEGRGVKVKLSGRGKVVEQSLPAGHKIAKGDVCILRLN from the coding sequence ATGAGCAAGTTTGATTATAAGAAAATAATGCCCCGCTATACAGTCATCGCCGTGCTGATGGCCATAGCCGCCGTAGCCGTAGTAGCCAAGTCGTTCTATATCATGACCGTCAAGCGCGACTACTGGGAGAAAGTTGCTTCCCGTCAGAAGGCAGACAGCGTGACGGTGAAACCGATGCGTGGCAATATTCTCAGTAGCGACGGACAGTTGATGGCGTCGTCACTGCCTGAATACAAGCTGTTCATGGATTTCAAGACCCTTCACGAAGCAGGGAATGACTCGCTTTGGGAAGCCAGTGTGGATACCATCTGCAAGCAGTTGAACCGGATTTTCCCCGAAAAGAGTGCAGCCCAGTTCCGTTCTGACTTAGAGGCGGGCAGGCAGAAGCAGCATCGTCACTGGGCGGTGTGGAGCAAGCGTGTGGACTATAACACGAAAGAAGCAGTCATGAAATTGCCCGTTTTCAATCTGAAATCCATTCGAGGCGGCTTCCATGTAGAAGAGTTCAATGCCCGTCGGCGCCCCTTCGGTTCGCTGGCAGGGCGTACGGTCGGCGACCTCTATGGTGCAAAAGACACGGCGCGTTTCGGCTTGGAACTCTCATACGACTCCGTGCTGCGCGGAACAGAAGGCATCACCCACCGGCGGAAAGTGATGAATCACTATCTGAGCATTGTCGATACTCCCCCCGTGGATGGTGCAGACATCGTGACGACACTCGACGTCAACATACAAGACTTGGCGGAACGCTGCATACTTGACGAGCTAAAAGCCATCAACGGCAACGTAGGAGTTGTCATCGTGATGGAAGTAGCGACAGGCGATATCAAGGCTATCGTGAACATGGAGAAATGTCCGGACGGAGTCTATCGGGAGCGAAAGAACCATGCCGTGAGCGACCTGCTCGAGCCTGGCTCGGTGTTCAAGACCGCCTCCATCCTCGTGGCGCTGGACGACGGTGTGGTAGATACCACTTATATGGTCGCGACGGGCGGCGGCGTGTGGAACATGCACGGTCGTAACATGAAAGACCACAACTGGACGCGCGGCGGATATGGAACCATCTCCCTCCCCCGCTCGTTGGAGGTGAGCTCGAATATCGGTGTGAGCAGAATCATCGACGACCATTATGGAAAGAATCCCGAGAAGTTTGTGGAAGGCATCTATCGCACAGGACTCGCCGACGATTTGCAGATACCGCTTTTCGGTTCGACACCTGCCCGCATCCGTATGCCGCGAAAGGCTGCAAACGGACAATATGAGAACTGGAGCAAGACCGCATTGCCATGGATGAGTATCGGTTACGAGACACAGGTTCCCCCCATCTCCACGCTGACCTTCTATAATGCGATAGCCAACAATGGAAAGATGATGCGCCCGCGTTTCGTCAAGGAAGTGCAGAAAGACGGCGTGACGATTGCCGAATATCCGCCTTTCGTGATGCGCAACAGAATAGCGAAAGAGTCAACCATCAAGACGATGCAGACCATCCTGACCCATGTGGTGAGTCAAGGCTTGGGAAAGAAAGCCGGTTCGAAGTCGTTCGCCGTGGCAGGTAAGACGGGTACGGCGCAGATTTCGCAGGGAGCCGGCGGCTATAAGAGCGGTGTGACCAACTATCTTCTGAGTTTCTGCGGGTTCTTCCCGGCAGACAATCCTCGATATAGTTGTATCGTATGTATTCAGAAGGCAGGACTTCCGGCTTCAGGCGGCGGTATGTGCGGTCCGGTGTTCCGCAATGTTGCAGAAGGGATTATGGCACAAAACCTGAAACTGTTGGTGTCTGATGCCAGAGATTCCTCGTCAATACTCCTTCCTGATGTGAAATATGGTAACCTGACGGCAGCCAATATCGTTCTTTCCCGCCTTGGTTTCAAAACACAGGGCAACAGCGGCAGCCATCAGGAAACTCCCGTATGGGGATATGTGTCTCGTGAAAAGACGGGAATGAACATGAAGCAAGATAAGATATACGGAAAACAATATGTTCCCACCGTTCTTGGCATGGGCGCCCGTGATGCTGTTTATATGCTGGAGGGGCGTGGCGTGAAAGTGAAGTTGAGCGGACGTGGAAAAGTCGTGGAGCAAAGTCTTCCTGCCGGACATAAGATAGCAAAAGGAGACGTATGTATCTTACGACTGAACTAA
- the murD gene encoding UDP-N-acetylmuramoyl-L-alanine--D-glutamate ligase, translated as MKKIAILGAAESGTGAAILAKKEGYDVFVSDMSPIKERYKKMLDERQIVWEEGHHTEARILDAEEIVKSPGIPDEAPIVKKAIEKGIRIISEIEFAGRYTNSKMICITGSNGKTTTTSLIYHIFKTAGYDAGLAGNIGNSLALQVAEEPHEYYIIELSSFQLDNMYDFRADIAILLNITPDHLDRYGNCMQNYVDAKMRITQNQTSEDAFIYWADDPIIKRELEKYDIKAVQCPFSEVKKKGVIGYMEEGQYKIEYPTPFNMEQEELSLTGRHNIYNSLAAGIASNISGIKKDVIRQSLSDFPGVEHRLERVCKVDGVEYINDSKATNVDACWYALESMKTPTILIIGGKDKGNDYEPIRELVKKKCAGLVFLGADNTKLHDFFDSLGIPVRDTHSMKDCVAACRELAKPGDTVLLSPCCASFDLFKNMEDRGEQFKTLVRELRKEKDE; from the coding sequence ATGAAGAAAATCGCAATACTCGGAGCTGCAGAAAGCGGAACGGGAGCTGCCATACTGGCAAAGAAAGAGGGGTATGACGTGTTTGTGTCGGACATGTCGCCCATTAAAGAGCGCTATAAGAAAATGCTTGACGAACGCCAGATAGTATGGGAAGAAGGGCATCACACTGAAGCACGTATTCTTGACGCAGAAGAGATCGTCAAGAGTCCGGGCATACCCGATGAGGCTCCGATTGTCAAGAAAGCCATAGAAAAAGGCATCCGTATTATCAGCGAGATAGAGTTTGCCGGAAGATATACCAATTCGAAAATGATATGTATCACGGGGTCAAACGGGAAGACCACCACCACCTCGCTTATCTATCATATATTCAAGACAGCCGGTTACGATGCAGGGCTCGCCGGGAATATTGGAAATTCGCTTGCTTTGCAGGTGGCAGAAGAACCGCACGAATATTACATCATCGAATTGAGTTCGTTCCAGTTGGACAACATGTATGATTTCCGTGCCGATATCGCTATTCTGTTGAATATCACACCCGACCATCTTGACCGTTATGGCAACTGCATGCAGAATTATGTAGATGCAAAAATGCGTATTACGCAGAATCAGACGTCCGAAGATGCGTTCATTTATTGGGCAGACGACCCAATCATTAAGCGCGAATTGGAAAAATATGACATCAAGGCGGTGCAGTGTCCGTTCTCTGAGGTGAAGAAAAAAGGCGTCATCGGCTATATGGAAGAAGGACAGTACAAAATAGAATATCCGACGCCCTTCAATATGGAACAGGAAGAACTGAGCCTGACGGGACGTCACAATATCTATAACTCACTGGCAGCCGGTATAGCTTCGAACATCAGCGGAATCAAGAAAGATGTTATCCGCCAGTCACTTAGCGACTTTCCCGGTGTTGAGCATCGGTTAGAGCGTGTATGTAAGGTGGATGGCGTGGAATATATCAATGACTCAAAAGCCACGAATGTCGATGCATGTTGGTATGCTTTGGAGAGTATGAAGACGCCGACGATTCTGATTATCGGTGGCAAAGACAAAGGCAATGATTATGAACCGATTCGGGAATTGGTGAAGAAGAAATGTGCGGGTCTGGTCTTCCTGGGAGCAGACAATACCAAGCTGCATGATTTCTTCGACTCTTTAGGGATTCCCGTTCGTGACACCCATTCAATGAAAGATTGTGTGGCGGCTTGTCGTGAATTGGCAAAGCCAGGCGATACGGTATTGTTAAGTCCTTGCTGTGCTTCGTTCGACCTCTTTAAAAACATGGAAGACCGTGGCGAGCAGTTCAAGACATTGGTAAGAGAGCTACGAAAAGAGAAAGATGAATAA
- a CDS encoding phospho-N-acetylmuramoyl-pentapeptide-transferase — protein MLYYLFRFLDEFSIPGSHMWSYISFRSLLTLILSLIISAWFGEKFIKYMKRKHITEVQRDPSIDPFGVEKKGVPSMGGIIIMVSILVPVLLLGRMRNIYLILMIVTTVWLGFLGGLDDYIKIFRKNKDGLKGKYKIVGQVTIGLIVGLVLWMSPDAKINENVEIEKQGQEIVVRHKSEAVKSLKTTIPFVKNHNLDYSEMMAFCGKYKNAAGWILFVIMTILVVTAVSNGANLNDGMDGMCAGTSAIIGVALGIFAYVSSHIEYASYLNIMYIPGSQELVVFLCAFIGAMIGFLWYNAYPAQVFMGDTGSLMIGGIIAVVAIIIHKELMLPILCGIFFVESLSVIIQTQYFKYMKHKGQRVRIFRAAPIHDTFRKLDSQLDPESRYVLKKWPHRPFHESKITIRFWIVTIILAALTIITLKVR, from the coding sequence ATGTTATACTATCTGTTCAGATTCTTAGACGAATTCAGCATACCGGGCTCACATATGTGGAGCTACATCAGTTTCCGCTCTTTGCTGACACTGATTCTGTCGTTGATTATCTCGGCGTGGTTCGGTGAGAAATTTATTAAATACATGAAGCGCAAGCACATCACTGAAGTGCAACGCGATCCATCCATTGACCCATTCGGAGTGGAGAAGAAAGGTGTTCCCTCAATGGGTGGAATCATCATTATGGTGTCCATTCTCGTGCCCGTATTGTTGTTGGGACGCATGCGCAATATCTATCTGATACTCATGATTGTAACCACTGTCTGGCTTGGCTTCTTGGGAGGGTTGGATGACTATATCAAGATATTCCGCAAGAACAAAGATGGCTTGAAAGGGAAGTACAAGATTGTGGGACAAGTGACGATAGGATTGATTGTCGGACTGGTGTTGTGGATGAGCCCTGATGCGAAAATCAATGAGAATGTCGAGATAGAGAAACAAGGACAAGAGATCGTCGTCAGGCATAAGTCTGAGGCGGTGAAATCGCTTAAGACCACGATACCTTTCGTGAAAAACCACAATCTCGACTATTCCGAGATGATGGCGTTTTGCGGTAAGTATAAGAATGCCGCAGGATGGATACTTTTCGTCATCATGACCATCTTGGTCGTGACGGCAGTCTCGAACGGAGCCAATCTGAACGACGGAATGGACGGAATGTGTGCCGGCACGTCAGCAATTATCGGTGTGGCATTGGGCATTTTTGCTTATGTCAGTTCGCACATAGAATATGCCTCCTATCTGAATATCATGTATATTCCAGGTTCGCAGGAGCTGGTCGTGTTCCTTTGTGCCTTTATTGGCGCCATGATTGGTTTCCTCTGGTACAACGCCTATCCAGCACAAGTGTTCATGGGCGATACCGGTTCGCTGATGATTGGCGGAATTATAGCCGTGGTAGCCATTATCATTCATAAAGAACTGATGCTGCCCATACTCTGTGGCATCTTCTTCGTGGAGAGTTTGAGTGTCATTATCCAGACACAATATTTCAAGTATATGAAACATAAGGGGCAGCGTGTGCGCATATTCCGGGCAGCTCCCATTCATGATACATTCCGTAAATTGGATTCCCAGCTCGACCCGGAAAGTCGTTATGTGTTGAAGAAATGGCCGCACCGTCCGTTCCATGAGTCAAAAATCACCATCCGCTTTTGGATTGTAACGATCATTTTAGCTGCTTTGACAATCATCACATTGAAGGTTCGATAG
- a CDS encoding UDP-N-acetylmuramoyl-L-alanyl-D-glutamate--2,6-diaminopimelate ligase, giving the protein MKLKDLLINCKPIQIQGNEDVEITAVDIDSRKVGKGGLFVAMKGTQTDGHQFIEKAIGLGAVAVLCEDMPEHQLPTVTYVQLPSTEEAVGEVATRFYGDPSHRLKLVGVTGTNGKTTIATLLYNMFRKFGHRVGLLSTVCNYIEDEAIPASHTTPDAIELNKLLARMVEAGCEYVFMECSSHAIAQHRIGGLHFTGGLFTNLTRDHLDYHKTFEAYRDAKKKFFDMLPKTAFAIINSDDKNGSFMVQNTKAMVKTYSVRTMADYRARLLECHFEGMYLEVDGREVGVQFIGKFNVSNLLAVYGCAVMLGKRPEDVLVVMSTLKSVSGRLQPLRSPEGFTAIVDYAHTPDALANVLNAIHEVLNGKGKVITVCGAGGNRDKGKRPLMAQEAVRQSDQVIVTSDNPRFEEPQAIIDDMLEGLNKEQKKKTLSIVDRREAIRTACMLAKKGDVVLVAGKGHEDYQEIKGVKHHFDDCEVLREIFNNQ; this is encoded by the coding sequence ATGAAATTAAAGGATTTACTCATCAACTGTAAGCCTATTCAGATCCAAGGTAACGAGGATGTGGAAATCACGGCTGTGGATATCGACTCCAGAAAAGTGGGGAAGGGAGGTCTCTTTGTGGCAATGAAAGGGACACAGACCGACGGTCACCAGTTTATCGAAAAAGCGATAGGACTGGGTGCTGTCGCCGTTCTTTGCGAGGACATGCCCGAGCATCAGTTGCCGACAGTCACTTATGTGCAGCTGCCATCCACGGAAGAAGCCGTAGGCGAGGTGGCTACACGCTTCTATGGCGACCCCTCACACCGTCTCAAACTGGTCGGAGTGACAGGGACCAACGGAAAGACAACCATCGCCACATTATTATATAATATGTTCAGGAAGTTCGGACATCGGGTGGGACTTCTCTCCACTGTCTGTAACTATATCGAAGACGAGGCAATTCCTGCCAGTCATACCACCCCCGATGCCATAGAACTGAACAAGTTGCTGGCGCGCATGGTAGAGGCAGGATGCGAATATGTCTTTATGGAATGTTCTTCACATGCCATAGCCCAGCATCGCATCGGTGGACTGCATTTCACGGGTGGACTCTTTACTAATCTGACGCGTGACCATCTCGACTATCATAAGACGTTCGAAGCCTATCGGGATGCGAAGAAGAAGTTCTTCGACATGTTGCCGAAGACAGCCTTTGCCATCATCAATAGCGACGATAAAAATGGCAGCTTTATGGTTCAGAACACCAAGGCAATGGTAAAAACCTATTCCGTTCGGACGATGGCAGACTATCGTGCACGGCTGTTGGAATGTCACTTCGAGGGCATGTACCTGGAAGTGGACGGCAGGGAAGTCGGTGTGCAGTTTATAGGTAAGTTCAATGTCAGCAACCTGTTGGCAGTGTATGGTTGCGCTGTCATGTTGGGAAAACGTCCCGAAGATGTGCTGGTCGTGATGAGCACGTTGAAAAGTGTGAGTGGCAGATTGCAACCATTGCGTTCACCGGAAGGTTTTACGGCAATCGTCGATTATGCCCATACACCCGATGCACTGGCTAATGTGTTGAATGCCATACATGAAGTGCTCAACGGAAAAGGAAAGGTGATAACTGTCTGTGGTGCCGGCGGTAACCGTGATAAGGGAAAGCGTCCGCTCATGGCACAAGAAGCAGTCAGACAGAGCGACCAGGTGATTGTGACGAGCGACAATCCGCGTTTCGAAGAGCCGCAAGCCATCATCGACGATATGTTGGAAGGGCTCAATAAAGAGCAAAAGAAAAAGACCCTGAGCATTGTCGATCGGCGCGAAGCCATTCGTACAGCATGTATGCTGGCAAAGAAAGGCGATGTGGTGCTCGTGGCAGGAAAAGGACATGAGGACTATCAGGAAATCAAGGGAGTGAAACATCATTTCGATGATTGTGAGGTGCTCAGGGAAATATTCAATAATCAATAA